Genomic DNA from Felis catus isolate Fca126 chromosome E3, F.catus_Fca126_mat1.0, whole genome shotgun sequence:
cccaagccaaaatcaagagacagacgctcaaccgactgagccacccaggggccccagtaaTGCTTCTTATGTATATTTGCATACAGGGTGTTTTGTAGCGGCATGTTTTCAATTCTCCTAGGTGATCATCTCCGATGATCACCTAGGAGTGGAGTAATGGGcaaatgtgtgtttaattttgaaGGAAACTGCCGGTTTTCTAAAGTAGCTGTACTATTTGCATTCCTACAAGTACCGTGTGAGGGTCTTAGTTGCTCCGTATCATTTCCAGTACTTGGTGtgatcaatttttctttttttttaaagctattctcACATAGTGATATTGTggtcttaatttgtattttccataaTGACTAACAATGTCATATACTTGTTGGCCATTCATGTATCTCTTGTGAAAGTCTGTAGAAATCTAttgcccatttaaaaaactgTGTTATTCTCTTTAGTTTTAAGAGTTGTTTATATATCGAGATATACGTCCCTTGTCAGATGCgtgctttgcaaatattctctttcaaactgtggcttgccttttcacagGTGCGATTTTACATATGTATGGATATCTGTCTCCTCCAGATCAGCCTCCTGAGGGTAGGGACTCAATCTGCCTTGTCTGACACCTGGCATAATGCCAGGAACATAGTAATGGTTTGTTGAGTAAATTCAGGGACCACAATCGGAAGttcctttctatctctttctttcccttagaCCCTCAGGGGAGACCAGGCTTAAGGttataaaacatgaaatatcTCATGGGGTGTCACAAGTGAAGGGTATTCGTGACTCAaatggtttcttcttcttcttctccttcttcttcttcttcttcttcttcttcttcttcttcttcttcttcttcttcttcttctttttcttcttcttcttcttcttcaagtttatttatttatttagagagagagcacaaggaggggaggggcagagaagaatcccaagcaggttcagtgctgtcagcacagagccctatgcagggctcagccccctcccaacctgaagatcatgacctgagccgaaatcaagcgtccaatgcttaactgagtgagtcacctaggcgccccttgcctcaaatgttttcttttcctttttttttcaattagaataataaagctattttaattactataaatCAGCATTTATgcctaatattttcatttttgtctaagtgacctattttttctttttttaaattaatttatttatttttaatttacatccaaattagttagcatatagtgcaacaatgatttcaggagtagattccttaatgccccttacccatttagccaatccccccctcacaacccctccagtaaccctctgtttgttctccatattgaagagtctcttatgtttttccccctccctgtttttatattatttttgcttcccttcccttgtgttcatctgttttgtatcttaaagtcctcatattagtgaagtcatatgatatttgtctttctctgactaatttagcttagcataataccctctagttccatccacatagttgcaaatggcaagatttcattctttttgattgccgagtaatactccactgtgtgtgtgtgtgtgtgtgtgtgtgtgtgtgtgtgtgtaccacatcttctttatccattcatcaatcaatggacatttgggctctttccatactttggctattgttgatatgctgctataaacattggggtgcatgtgtcccttcgaaacagcctacctgtatctcttggataaatacctagtagtgcaatggctgggtcatagggtagttctatttttaattttttgaggagcctccatactgttttccagagtggctgcaccagtttgcattcccaccagcaatgcaagagatcctctgtctccgcatcctcgccaacatctgttgttgcctgagttgttaatgttaggcATTATGACAGatttgaggtggtatctcatggtggttttgatttgtatttccctgatgatgagtgatggtgagcattttttcatgtgtcggttggccatctggatgtcttctttggagaagtgtctattcatgtcttttgcccatttcttctctggattatttgttttttgggtgttgagtttcataagttctttatagattttggatactcaccctttatctgatctgtcatttgcaaatatcttctcccattctgtcggttgccttttagttttgctgactgtttccttcgccgtgcagaaactttttattttgatgaggtcccagtagttcatttttgcttttgtttcccttgcctctggagacatgttgagtaagaagttgctgcggccacggtccaaaaggtttttgcctgctttctcctcaaggattttgatggcttttcgttttacattgaggtctttcatccatgttgagtttatttttatgtatggtgtaagaaagtggtccaggctcattcttctgcatgtcgctgtccagttttcccagcaccacttgaggaaaagactgtctttattccattggctattctttcctgctttttcaaagattagttggccatgcatttgtgcgtccatttctgggttctctattctgtgccattgatctGAGTGGCTGTTTTTATGCcggtaccatagtgtcttgataattacagctttgtaatacagcttgaagtccgggattgtgatgcctcctgctttggttttctttttcaatattgctttggctatttggggtcttttctggttccatacaaattttaggattgtttgttctagctctgtgaagaatgctggtgttattttgatagggattgcattgaatatgtagattgctttgggtagtatcaacattttaacaatattttttcctcctttccaggagcttggaatatttttccattttttggtgtcttcttcaatgtctttcataagctttctatagttttcagtgtatagatttttacctgcttggttaggtttattcctaggtatgctttttggtgcaattgtaaatgggattgattccttgatttctctttctgttgcttcattgttggtgtataggaatgcaaccgatttctgtgcattaattttatatcctgcaactttgctgaattgaAGGATCaggtctagcagttttttggtggaatgttttgggttttccatatagagtatcatgtcgtctacAAAGACTGAGGTCCCAGTTTTGGGACCttgggatgtcttttatttctttgtcttgtctgattgcagaggctcagacttccaatactgtgttgaataacagtggtgagagtggacatctctgtcttgttcctgaccttagggggaaagctctcagtttttccgcattgaggatgatattagtgttgtgTCTTTCACATGTGGCTTTtagatctcaaggtatgatccttctatccctactttcttgagggttttttttttaatcaagaagggatgctatattttgtcaaatgctttctctgcatctattgagagggtcatgtggttcttgtcctttcttttattgatgtgatgcatcacattgattgttttgcagatattgaaccagccctgcatcccaggcataaatcccacttggtcgtggtgaataatttttttaaatgtattgttggatccggttggctaatatcctgttgaggatttttgcttccatgttcatcagggaaattggtctatagttctcctctgtagtggggtctctgtctggttttagaatccaggtaatgttggcttcatgggaacagtttggaagttttccttccatttctgtttgttggaacagtttcaagagaataggtgttaactcttctttaaatgtttggtagaattctcccgGAAAGCCATCTGGtgctggactcttgttttttgggagatttttgatggctaatttgatttctttactgttatggatctgctcaaattttctatttcttcctgtttcagttttgatagtttatatgtttctaggaattttttcagttcttccagattgcccattttactggtgtgctcataatattcttttattcttgttcttatttctgctgtgttggttgtgatctctcctctctccttcttgattttatttatttgggtcctttcctttttctttttgatcaaagtggctagtggtttatcaattttgttaattctttcaaagaaccggcttctggtttcattgatctgtactggggttttttggtttctgtagcattgatttctgctctaatctttatgatttactgtcttctgctggttttggtcAAATGGTTTCTGATAAGACCTCTTGGGGACCCCATGCTCTGCCCATGAGACTCTAGAATTTCACAAGAGCTTAGAGGTCAGCTTGGAAGACAGGTCTTGAAGCTACATTTGCATGGAACTATGTTAATGTTACATCGAGTGTACATTTATTACTGTAACTTGGAGACTGAGGCTGGGGGCACTGAAGAACCATGCCAAGCTACCCTTCGGTGCCAGGGCTCTGGTCTTTGAGTCCAGTCCAGCAGCTAGGAGAATCCCAGATGAGACCACCAGAGGGCGCAAGGGCTTCAGTCTTGGTTGAAGgtgaaaaaaaacagatgaagacGGGCGATTAGGGTCTGGGATGCTTCTTTCAGTGTCTACCAAGGAAGCTCAGGAGTTTACAGACAGCTGGCGTGGGGAATTCAAAAGATAGGGCCGGGGATGGggcgggtggcggggggggggggggaggggggagtggagggggcgGTGTTTAACTTTCAACATTCCTTCCACACTTCCTGAGCATGTATGAAGCTCCAACCGGACTAATTGCCGAGGCTGGGAACTGATCGTTGGGATTTCTAGAGATAAGCTACTTCCAGAACATTTTAAGATTCCATGATCTCGTTTCATCTCGTTTGATAAGAAGTGTGCCCGGTGGGAGCTGCAGATAAGGAAGCCGAGATTCCGAGGGTTGGGCGACTTCAGCGGTTCGCTGCGACTCCCTGGGGGAACGCACCCGGTGCGGCGCGGGTCTGGGGCCGTCCCCGGTTACCCCGGCGACCGGCCGGCAGTCACGTGACGGGGGAGCAGGCGGAGAAGCTGGAGAGGCGAGCAAGGTCTACTGCCGGGCTTCTGTAGTCCGGCGGCGGTCACGTGTCCAGGGCTCGCGGGAGGTGGAGTTGGCCCCCCGGCTCCAGCGTCACATGACCGGCTCCGGGACAACATGGCGGCGGCCGTGGTGCAGCGGCGGGGCTGAGCGACAGCGATTGCAGTGGGCTCCTaacaggggtgaggggtggcttcagcctgggcgggggaggggagaggggcgcgGGGAGGGGTCCGGGCCCTCCTCAGCCTGCTCCCGTCCCCGACGTCACTCGCTTTCCACTCGTCCTCTCCGCGCGCTGCGTCTGCCGGAACGGGGAGGCATGACAGGCAGGGCCTGGCTTCCATCCCAGCCGCGCTTTGTGCTTTCGGGCAAGCGCCTGCCGGTCTCTGGGCGCCCCTCCCTCGCCTGGGTTCCCTCCATCCTCTtttctccagcctcctcccctcgCAGGTGGGATCGTCGGTGGGACCGGAGCGCGGGCGGGCGAGGCCCCCCGGGACCATGTCTGGGTCCGACACCGCGCCCTTCCTCAGCCAGGCGGATGACACGGACGACGGGCCGGTGCCCGGCACCCCGGGGTTACCGGGGTCCATGGGGAACTCGAAGTCCGAGGATCCCGAGGTCCCGGACCGAGAGGGGCTGCAGCATATCACCGGCTTGTCTCCGGGCCATTCGGCTCTCATAGTGGCGGTGCTGTGCTACATCAACCTCCTCAACTACATGGACCGCTTCACCGTGGCTGGTACTGACTTCTGGGAGGAAGTCagactgggggaagggaagggggtccCGAAGGTGGGGCTGCCTCGTCGAGCCCATCTCGAGCCTTCTTCGCAGGCGTCCTTCCAGACATTGAGCAGTTCTTCGACATCGGAGACAGCAGCTCCGGCCTCATCCAGACCGGTGAGTGGAGGCCCCTCCTGGGCACATGgcagcttttcttccttttctgctccAAATGGGGTTACATGCCGGCATGCCTGAGGCCTTAATAGAGGTAGAGAAGCCAGACTTAGAGGAGGAGATGGTCGTTATTTCTCTGTGGGTTGCCTTGTTCAGTTAgaacaccacattttattttatttaaacaaaaaaattttttaacgtgtatttatttttgagacagagagagacagagcatgaacaggggaggggcagagagagagggagacacagaatccgaaacaggctgcaggctctgagcggtcagcacagagcccgacgtggggctcgaactcacggaccatgagatcatgacctgagccgaagtcggacgcttaaccgaccaagccacccaggcgccccagaacaccacattttaaaaggcagtttaGTGTAATGGTtgagacagacctgggtttaaatctcaGCTTTCCACTTAGGGTGATGGTAGGCAAGGCCCTCAACCTCTCTAAGCCTTACTTTTCCTTGGTGAGAAGGAAAGAGTAGCAACCCAGAACACCTCAGAGGGCTAATGTGAGAATCAGATGCGATGATTAATGCTGTAAAGTGCATGGTGCCGTGTCCGGAGGATGGTAGGCACCGAAAGATAGGGATGGAAGGCGGTGTCTGGAATGGGGAGTGTTGAGTTTTACTTGCTCAGAACGTTGTGGGAGAGGCAAAGCCAAGGCCAgatcctcctttccttccttttccccttccttcgtTTCTCAAACACTTCTGAGCGctgactctgtgccaggccctggaggaAGAGGCTGATAGCATACACAGAACTTGCCCGAGACCTTTTAGACCCATTGTCTCCTAATCCTCCCATCAGTCAAAGAACAGGTGGTGGtattattttatagaagaagCAGGTAGTAGTCGCTATGTTTttatagggaaactgaggcttagagaattcggccttgcccagagtcacacaaatgagaggagaggaggagttTGAAACAAGACCTCGAAGGGTTCTTTGCTCCACTCCAGGCCAGTAAGGACTGAGAAGTATTTAAGGCAAAGTCCAGAGGAATGAGAACAGGATCATAGGCCAAGGTCTGCAAAGCTTTAAAGTGTCGAGTTAGAGAAGAAGCAAGTCTTTGTCCGCTCCATTCGCTTTTTCGTTCAACACGTGTTAATGAGCACCTTTTTTATGCAACGCCGTGTGTTCCACGGTGGAAACACAGGAGTGGTCATTATAGGCAAGGTCCTTGTCTTCACGGAGCTGACATTCTACTGGGAATGAGCGGGCCACCGTCCTGAAAAACCTAAGCTGATAACGAGGTCATTTTCTGTAGGCTTATTTTGTAAGAGAAAACAGAGTGACTGTGATCAAGAGAGATTGGATATGTGGGGGTTGGGAAGATGTCTGAGCTGGAGCCTAAAGGTTCTGTGAAGCTCAGGCGAGTGGAGAAACGTTCCCAGTAGAGAGGACAGTGGGTGCCAAAGGTCCTAAGACGGCGTTGAGCTTGGCAGTTGGGCCATTGGGATGCAGAGAAGGGACGGTGGATGAGCATgaggttggagagggagggaggggttagATCGGATCGTGGGCCGTGGTGTGGAGAGTGGATTTTGCTCTTGGCTGGATGGGAGTCAGCTGGGCCATCCGTTCTCCAGTGGAAGGTTTGAAAGATGCCAAAGAGGGGCCTGGGCTTCTCTGGCAGGAAGCACTGATAGTTTCAGGGTTGGGAGTTATTCCTGAGCCCCCTTGCTCTCCCTGAGCTGGGGTCGGGGTGGGGAAGGGGTACCGGGGCTGGGCTGTgactctctgcttctcctcagtGTTCATTTCCAGTTACATGGTGTTGGCACCTGTGTTTGGCTACCTGGGTGACAGGTACAATCGGAAGTATCTCATGTGCGGGGGCATTGCCTTCTGGTCCCTGGTGACACTGGGGTCGTCCTTCATCCCCAGAGAGGTGAGGCCCCATGCTGGCTCCtgtttctgccccacccccacccccaccccccacccatcaGTCTTTGCTGCCATTCTTTGGGGTCGTTGCAGACTGGGCCTGGGGAACTTACGCAGTTTCCTTGGTCCATGCCGTCTTCTCCTCCCTGCTTGCCTGAGTTAATCTGCCCACCCCATCTACTTCCCCTTTCTTCTAGAACATTCTTCTGCCATCCCCTTTCCCCCTAACCATTGACTGCTTACACTCCACACTTAAACACTCCCGCTTCTATACCATGGGAAAGACCTTACCTGGACTGtctgtcctctgtcttcctcttctgagtCAGACTGCCCACAAGGTCCCTTGACCGAGCTCCATCCTGGGTGAAGGAGCAGACAGGGAGAGGCTCTCACTTTGCTTGCacttcctctcctcccactcACCCCGGAACACTGCCGGCCAACCTACCCCCAGCACTCCATTGCCAAAGTGACAGAAACCTTTTGGTTGCTAAATGTAGCTCCTGCTTCCTAATCCTGCTCTTGCTAGATCTCCTGGGAGCCTCTGGCTCTATTGACTCACTTCCTCCTTCCGGAAACTCTCCCCTAACTTCTGTGATGCCACTCTTGTGGTTTTCTTCCCGCCTCCTTGGCTGTTACTTCTTTGCTCCTTTGAAATCCCTTCTGTCTGTTCTTACTCTCTGCCCCTGGAACTCTGTCCTCAGCCCCGGGTACTGCATACTCTCCTTGGGTGATCATGCCCTGTCCTTACCTTCAGGTGTCTTTGATAGACGGATAAACTTCCGCCTCAGATCATTATTCACGATTGGAGTGTCTTGGATGGTAGAAATTAAGAGTTGTTCTACACCTGTCGGGGCACGAGATATTGAATAAAACTTGTATCGTCCCGTCCTGGTGATAGCTGTGTGAGCGAGTTATTGTTTTCCcccttttcagatgaggaaactgaggctcagagaggttaagttgctttcccaaagtcacagctAGTACgtagtggagccaggattcaagctCAGGTCTGTCCAGCTCAGGCCTCGCCCACcatccccgccccctctcccgaGCCGGCTGGTGAAGGCGGGGTGCCACCTCCCCCATGTTTCGTTCCCCAGCAATTCTGGCTCCTCCTCCTGACCCGGGGCCTGGTGGGGGTCGGGGAGGCCAGTTACTCCACCATCGCGCCCACCCTCATCGCCGACCTCTTCGTGGCAGACCagcggagtcggatgcttagtgTGTTCTACTTTGCCATCCCGGTGGGCAGGTGcgtgggcctggggcctgggggggggaGCACGGGAGGCAGGAGGGCCTGGCGTGGGGGCACGGCTGACCGGCtatcccctctcctctcccatccccttTCCCCAGTGGTCTGGGTTACATTGCAGGCTCCAAAGTGAAAGATATGGCCGGGGACTGGCACTGGGCTCTGCGGGTGAGTTTGGACACAGCCTGGGGGAAGGTCAGCGACGTTGTCACTGCTTCTCCCTTTCCTACCTTCAGACATCTCCTAaccctaaccaccccccccccccgccttttaaGGCAGCGCTCACTCTGCCAAGCCTGTGGGAAGCCATGTGCAGACAGAACTCTTGGTTGTGGGTGGTAGCAGCTCACTGTAAAACTGTAAGCTCCCGGATGGGACTCTATTGGCTCTCATAGTGGAAAGCCCCAGGGTGAGCGTCAGGTAAAGCTGGATCCAGGACTCCCACTCCGTCCTAGGAGTTTGATCATCCTTTTTCTCAGTGCTCCTTTTCCTCTGTGTTAATTTCATTCTCAAGCAAGTGAAAGCTCCACGCATTTATCTTCCCATTTAGAAACCTCGCCACCCTGGATCCTTGAGCACTAAGTCCTGGATGGTGTCTGATTAGATGAGCACGGGTCATGTGCCTGCCACTAAACAATCACCGAGGCCAGGGAGGTTCACACCACTCTTGTCGGCCAAGTCTGGGTTATAAGCCCTGCCCTGTTTGAACCACATGGACTGAGAGAAGTGGGGGGAGTAGTTTCCCAAAAGGAAACTGGGGTGCTGTTACCAAAGAGGGAGCAGTTAGGCTTGCAGAAGCAGGGGGCCCCTAGTGGCAGTTGCTCTGCCCTCCAAACGCACGTTCAGCTTCCTTGAGCACGTGGCTTACTGGGTGTTTGAGGTCTTGGGGCTCGAGTTGCCTTCACACACCCTCACTTTCTCCCATCCCAGGGGTGTGGAGGTGTCCCTGCCTGTCTGTGCCTGTCCTGAAGCCCACTCTTTCCCCAGGTGACGCCAGGTCTAGGAGTGGTGGCTGTTCTGCTGCTGTTCCTGGTAGTCCGGGAGCCGCCACGGGGAGCTGTGGAACGCCACTCAGACTCACCACCCCTGAACCCCACCTCGTGGTGGGCAGATCTGAGGGCTCTGGCAAGGAAGTGAGTTTAGTTCCATTCTAACCCAACatctgagcccccccccccccccccccagggaggcCTCCGTATCTGTTCTGAGATTTACAGGAGCATGGTCTTTGTTTTCCGCCAGCTGGCCCTCCCCCAAAGCCAGGTCACCACTGCCCCCTTGTGGCAGATGCTTGAATTACAGGCCCAGATCCTGGGCGCCAAGACAGCTTCCACACCCGTCTCCTAAACTTACTTTAAAAGTAAGCCGGGGAGAGAGAGTAGAAGTCCCCTACCCTGGCACCTCAGTGGAGTCTGAGTTCCTTCTTCCCACCTGTCTTCAGTCCTAGTTTCATCCTCTCTTCCCTTGGCTTCACTGCTGTGGCCTTCGTCACGGGCTCCCTGGCTCTTTGGGCTCCTGCATTCTTGCTGCGTTCCCGTGTGGTCTTGGGGGAGACCCCACCCTGCCTTCCTGGAGACTCCTGCTCTTCCTCTGACAGGTACCCAGATGGGGGCTAGGCTAGGGGTGGCCTGCAGGTGGCAGGGGATGGAGCGGAGAGAGTCATTGATTCAGGGTCAGGCTACTTCTTCTCCCAGTCTCAGTTTTCCTGGCGGAGGAAACCGATGGTAGGATAATGCCTTCCTCTCAGAGCTCCGTGAACCATAGAGTACCTGGATAGACCTGGGGTCAGGGCGGCTGGGATGGAGCATCTTCTCCAGGCGGTGGGGGCGAGGCGAGGGGGCTTTGCAGGCAGAGGGACTGGCTCCCatgtccctccccctgcccccagcctcatCTTTGGGCTCATCACCTGCCTGACCGGGGTCCTGGGTGTGGGCCTGGGCGTGGAGATCAGCCGCCGCCTCCGCCGTTCCAACCCCCGGGCTGACCCACTGGTCTGTGCTGCTGGCCTCTTGGGCTCCGCGCCCTTCCTCTTCCTGTCCCTTGCCTGTGCTCGTGGTAGCATCGTGGCCACCTATGTGAGTAGCCAGCAGGTGTCAAGAGGGGTGTTGTGGGTCTGGGGTGGTGGGACGGTGGGACGGTGCCTCTGCCGGGGCAGGACTGGGGTTCATCAGCATAGTGGTTCAGAGACCACTTGAACCAGAAGGCCTGCTTTTGGACCTCAACTCTGGCTCTTCCCAGCTGTGCGACATTAGGCAAGTgagttaacctctctgtgctcagTCTtagcatctgtgaaatgggaataagagCTTTGTCTCACAGGGGTGTCGCGAGGATTAAGTTGAATGAGTTAATACGCGGGCCTGGTCCAGGGTCGTGTGTTTGCTCTTGTTGCGACGAGACCaacccccccaccctcctccatcTCCCCGCttccaacctccccccccccagatttTCATCTTTATTGGAGAGACGCTGCTGTCCATGAACTGGGCCGTCGTGGCTGACATTCTGTTGGTGAGTAGGCGGGCCACTGCAGGGTTAGCCCAGAGGCTGTTGGGAGCAAGGAGTGGGGGGCGGAGGCCTCACTTGCCTTAATTGTGGCCTTCACCCCTTCTTCAAAACCCAGCCCCAGACTGAATTCAGAGTCAGCCCCAGATGGGCCTGGAGTCTGGGCATTCACCCCACTCACGCCTCCGGGCTGGGGTTCACCTTTGACCTCAGCCTAGACTGAGCCTCGGCCCTGTCCttgccctctgcctcccaccccccttctccccaGTATGTGGTGATCCCCACGCGACGGTCCACTGCCGAGGCCTTCCAGATCGTGCTGTCCCACCTGCTGGGCGATGCTGGGAGCCCCTACCTCGTTGGCCTGGTGAGCACCGCCCCTTGGCTGGACCCGGGGTGGGGATCGGGGGACCCTGCGTTCCTGGCACTGGCTGACAGCCGTTGGCCTCAGCTTGAGCTGACTTACAAGGTCTGACCCAGTTGGGTGTTCGTGTGCTCTGCGCCCGGCGCCCCTCACCTCGGAGCCTCAGCCAGGCGGGCAGGACTTCGTTTTGGAAGATTCCGCAGCGAGGCCACGGGGCTGTCCCTGGTTCTCCAGACCACCCTTCTTTGCCAGCTCCCGACTCCTTTGTTCTTCCGCAGTCCGGGGGCTCCCTGTCCGTGACTCGTTCTCCTGGCTCTCCTTTCTCGTCTCCCTGCAGATCTCCGACCGCCTCCGCCGGAGCTGGCCCCCCTCCTTCTTGTCCGAGTTCCGAGCCCTGCAGTTCTCCCTCATGCTCTGCGCCTTCGTCGGGGCTCTGGGCGGGGCAGCCTTCCTGGGCACTGCCATTTTCATTGAGGGTGACCGCCGGCAGGCTCAGCTGCAAGTGCAGGGTCAGTGGGGGCCTTCCCTTTGTCCATCCCTGACTCCTTGCCCAACTTCATGATACCCCGTGCTTGTCCGTCCGTCCATCTGCCCGGACCTGTGTCCCTGGCT
This window encodes:
- the SPNS1 gene encoding protein spinster homolog 1 isoform X4, which translates into the protein MTGSGTTWRRPWCSGGAERQRLQWAPNRVGSSVGPERGRARPPGTMSGSDTAPFLSQADDTDDGPVPGTPGLPGSMGNSKSEDPEVPDREGLQHITGLSPGHSALIVAVLCYINLLNYMDRFTVAGVLPDIEQFFDIGDSSSGLIQTDQRSRMLSVFYFAIPVGSGLGYIAGSKVKDMAGDWHWALRVTPGLGVVAVLLLFLVVREPPRGAVERHSDSPPLNPTSWWADLRALARNPSFILSSLGFTAVAFVTGSLALWAPAFLLRSRVVLGETPPCLPGDSCSSSDSLIFGLITCLTGVLGVGLGVEISRRLRRSNPRADPLVCAAGLLGSAPFLFLSLACARGSIVATYIFIFIGETLLSMNWAVVADILLYVVIPTRRSTAEAFQIVLSHLLGDAGSPYLVGLISDRLRRSWPPSFLSEFRALQFSLMLCAFVGALGGAAFLGTAIFIEGDRRQAQLQVQGLLREAGPTDDRIVVPRRGRSTRVPVSSVLI
- the SPNS1 gene encoding protein spinster homolog 1 isoform X1 — protein: MTGSGTTWRRPWCSGGAERQRLQWAPNRVGSSVGPERGRARPPGTMSGSDTAPFLSQADDTDDGPVPGTPGLPGSMGNSKSEDPEVPDREGLQHITGLSPGHSALIVAVLCYINLLNYMDRFTVAGVLPDIEQFFDIGDSSSGLIQTVFISSYMVLAPVFGYLGDRYNRKYLMCGGIAFWSLVTLGSSFIPREQFWLLLLTRGLVGVGEASYSTIAPTLIADLFVADQRSRMLSVFYFAIPVGSGLGYIAGSKVKDMAGDWHWALRVTPGLGVVAVLLLFLVVREPPRGAVERHSDSPPLNPTSWWADLRALARNPSFILSSLGFTAVAFVTGSLALWAPAFLLRSRVVLGETPPCLPGDSCSSSDSLIFGLITCLTGVLGVGLGVEISRRLRRSNPRADPLVCAAGLLGSAPFLFLSLACARGSIVATYIFIFIGETLLSMNWAVVADILLYVVIPTRRSTAEAFQIVLSHLLGDAGSPYLVGLISDRLRRSWPPSFLSEFRALQFSLMLCAFVGALGGAAFLGTAIFIEGDRRQAQLQVQGLLREAGPTDDRIVVPRRGRSTRVPVSSVLI
- the SPNS1 gene encoding protein spinster homolog 1 isoform X2, producing MSGSDTAPFLSQADDTDDGPVPGTPGLPGSMGNSKSEDPEVPDREGLQHITGLSPGHSALIVAVLCYINLLNYMDRFTVAGVLPDIEQFFDIGDSSSGLIQTVFISSYMVLAPVFGYLGDRYNRKYLMCGGIAFWSLVTLGSSFIPREQFWLLLLTRGLVGVGEASYSTIAPTLIADLFVADQRSRMLSVFYFAIPVGSGLGYIAGSKVKDMAGDWHWALRVTPGLGVVAVLLLFLVVREPPRGAVERHSDSPPLNPTSWWADLRALARNPSFILSSLGFTAVAFVTGSLALWAPAFLLRSRVVLGETPPCLPGDSCSSSDSLIFGLITCLTGVLGVGLGVEISRRLRRSNPRADPLVCAAGLLGSAPFLFLSLACARGSIVATYIFIFIGETLLSMNWAVVADILLYVVIPTRRSTAEAFQIVLSHLLGDAGSPYLVGLISDRLRRSWPPSFLSEFRALQFSLMLCAFVGALGGAAFLGTAIFIEGDRRQAQLQVQGLLREAGPTDDRIVVPRRGRSTRVPVSSVLI
- the SPNS1 gene encoding protein spinster homolog 1 isoform X3, whose amino-acid sequence is MGNSKSEDPEVPDREGLQHITGLSPGHSALIVAVLCYINLLNYMDRFTVAGVLPDIEQFFDIGDSSSGLIQTVFISSYMVLAPVFGYLGDRYNRKYLMCGGIAFWSLVTLGSSFIPREQFWLLLLTRGLVGVGEASYSTIAPTLIADLFVADQRSRMLSVFYFAIPVGSGLGYIAGSKVKDMAGDWHWALRVTPGLGVVAVLLLFLVVREPPRGAVERHSDSPPLNPTSWWADLRALARNPSFILSSLGFTAVAFVTGSLALWAPAFLLRSRVVLGETPPCLPGDSCSSSDSLIFGLITCLTGVLGVGLGVEISRRLRRSNPRADPLVCAAGLLGSAPFLFLSLACARGSIVATYIFIFIGETLLSMNWAVVADILLYVVIPTRRSTAEAFQIVLSHLLGDAGSPYLVGLISDRLRRSWPPSFLSEFRALQFSLMLCAFVGALGGAAFLGTAIFIEGDRRQAQLQVQGLLREAGPTDDRIVVPRRGRSTRVPVSSVLI